In Streptococcus respiraculi, one DNA window encodes the following:
- a CDS encoding AI-2E family transporter — protein sequence MQKSSFKEKLLLISFAALVLLAVLNYSDIYSTVKVLLSSMNALFIGAIFAFILNVPMKKLEDLIEKVSFLRKSKRSLAIFGVLIAFALIVTGVVVIILPTLVSTVSELVSVTNQAFPKLIRTLQDSGFLSSKLGSRLNSYVSQFTDWSKLSSFATAFLAGLATNVTGIFSNVLTLVMAFFFTLSILGSKEHLQSMTGQLLHAAFPEKVVRTISYIGEVIIETYDRFLMSQIVEAVIIGVLVFVSYSLFSIPYAGMAGILSGVLSFVPYIGPFSACFISALFISVQNPWLALWSIVLFQVIQLIEGNVIYPRVVGQSVGLPTLFTLAAALIGGNLFGLLGMVFFTPIFAVIYRLVREWTYARLEKKQKLKNDTYQEQD from the coding sequence ATGCAGAAGAGTTCATTTAAAGAAAAACTCCTCTTGATTAGTTTTGCGGCCTTGGTCTTACTTGCGGTGTTGAATTATTCAGATATTTATAGTACAGTTAAGGTCTTGTTATCCAGTATGAATGCCTTGTTTATCGGGGCGATTTTTGCCTTTATCTTAAATGTTCCGATGAAGAAGTTGGAAGATTTGATTGAAAAGGTGTCCTTTTTACGTAAGAGCAAGCGTTCCTTGGCGATTTTCGGTGTCTTGATTGCCTTTGCCTTGATTGTGACGGGAGTGGTAGTGATTATCCTGCCGACCTTGGTCTCAACGGTATCTGAGTTGGTATCGGTGACCAATCAAGCCTTTCCAAAGTTGATTCGGACCTTGCAGGATAGTGGCTTCTTGTCTAGTAAATTAGGCAGTCGCTTGAACAGTTATGTGAGCCAGTTTACAGATTGGTCGAAGTTGTCAAGTTTTGCGACAGCTTTTCTCGCAGGCTTAGCCACTAATGTGACAGGTATTTTTTCAAATGTTTTGACCTTGGTCATGGCCTTCTTTTTCACCTTGAGCATTCTTGGGAGCAAGGAGCATTTGCAGAGCATGACAGGTCAACTCCTTCATGCGGCTTTTCCCGAAAAAGTGGTGCGCACCATTAGCTATATCGGCGAGGTGATTATTGAAACCTACGATCGTTTCTTGATGAGTCAGATTGTAGAAGCAGTCATCATCGGAGTGTTAGTCTTTGTCAGCTACTCACTCTTTTCGATTCCGTATGCGGGAATGGCAGGGATTTTGTCAGGTGTCCTATCATTTGTGCCTTACATTGGTCCATTTTCGGCCTGTTTCATCAGTGCCCTCTTTATCTCAGTGCAAAATCCTTGGTTGGCTCTCTGGTCCATTGTCCTCTTCCAAGTTATCCAATTGATTGAAGGAAATGTCATCTACCCTCGTGTAGTGGGACAGTCTGTTGGTCTGCCAACGCTTTTCACCTTGGCTGCTGCTTTAATTGGTGGGAATTTATTTGGCTTGCTGGGCATGGTCTTCTTTACCCCCATTTTTGCGGTCATTTATCGCTTGGTGCGGGAATGGACTTACGCACGGCTTGAAAAGAAACAGAAGTTGAAAAACGATACTTACCAAGAGCAGGACTAG
- the nrdR gene encoding transcriptional regulator NrdR yields the protein MRCPKCTSIKSSVVDSRQAEDGNTIRRRRECENCGHRFTTYERVEEKTLVVVKKDGTREQFSREKIFNGIIRSAQKRPVSSNEIEEVVNRIEQKVRAHSDSEVESDLIGNLVMEELVELDEITYVRFASVYRSFKDVGELENLLKQITKGSKTRR from the coding sequence ATGCGTTGCCCAAAATGTACCAGTATAAAATCAAGTGTAGTCGATAGTCGTCAGGCTGAAGACGGAAATACCATTCGCAGAAGAAGAGAGTGTGAAAACTGTGGTCATCGCTTTACCACTTATGAACGTGTGGAAGAAAAAACCTTGGTGGTCGTGAAAAAAGATGGCACTCGTGAACAGTTTTCTCGTGAGAAAATTTTCAACGGAATCATTCGTTCTGCCCAGAAACGCCCAGTATCTAGTAATGAGATTGAAGAAGTGGTCAATCGAATTGAGCAAAAGGTTCGGGCCCATAGCGATAGCGAGGTCGAAAGTGACTTGATTGGTAATTTGGTCATGGAAGAATTGGTCGAACTAGACGAGATTACCTATGTCCGCTTTGCCTCTGTCTATCGTTCCTTTAAAGACGTGGGCGAATTGGAAAACTTGCTCAAGCAAATCACCAAGGGAAGCAAGACCAGAAGATAG
- a CDS encoding replication initiation/membrane attachment protein, producing MKPNDFYSYMRKNALSPNWLSFILCYQPIIGQDAAAVYQFLWAGYDHGVGQYALSRILNHVNMGMGRLEQALDVLGAMGLLAIYQKDEKIVFRLAEPLSKEDFLGTPLYQKLLTKKIGEPAVEEWTDAKPISDTEVTKKFSDVFTSLGDVPLAPLAVQSFDLQAFQTMMARDRLRFQNETDDVIALYHLAEKNGWDWMQAYKVAKETANGQVILVKRMEQKVAARPVAASLTKQEQAIVRESKSKTALEFLTLLKEARKATVTMSERKCLQQLVDLGLLDEVINVIVLYTFNKVDSANLQEAYALKLGNDFSYKEIRSAEQAVYHLRDSKVVSRKKDSGQAKKSNVPEWSKQEVKTEQTEKGQAELAALYRELEAMEMKGEG from the coding sequence ATGAAACCAAACGATTTCTATTCTTACATGAGAAAGAATGCCCTTAGCCCCAACTGGCTCAGCTTTATTCTCTGTTACCAACCGATTATTGGACAAGATGCAGCTGCGGTCTATCAATTCTTGTGGGCTGGCTATGACCATGGTGTGGGGCAGTATGCCCTTAGCCGTATTTTGAATCATGTCAATATGGGCATGGGGCGCTTGGAACAGGCGCTTGATGTACTCGGTGCTATGGGGTTGCTTGCGATTTATCAAAAGGACGAAAAAATCGTCTTTCGCTTGGCAGAACCCTTGTCAAAAGAGGATTTTTTGGGCACTCCCTTGTATCAAAAACTGTTGACCAAGAAAATTGGAGAACCAGCAGTTGAGGAATGGACCGATGCAAAACCAATATCAGACACCGAAGTGACCAAGAAATTTTCAGATGTCTTTACTAGCCTAGGTGACGTTCCGCTTGCTCCTCTTGCTGTACAGAGTTTTGATTTGCAAGCCTTTCAGACCATGATGGCACGTGACCGCTTGCGTTTCCAAAATGAGACAGACGATGTCATTGCTCTTTATCACTTGGCAGAAAAAAATGGCTGGGATTGGATGCAGGCCTATAAGGTTGCAAAAGAGACAGCCAACGGTCAAGTGATTTTGGTCAAGCGCATGGAACAAAAGGTGGCAGCAAGACCTGTCGCCGCTAGTTTGACCAAGCAAGAGCAAGCCATTGTTCGGGAAAGCAAGTCCAAAACAGCACTCGAATTTTTAACCCTTTTAAAAGAAGCTCGCAAGGCGACTGTCACCATGTCAGAACGCAAGTGTTTGCAGCAGTTGGTGGATTTGGGCTTGCTTGATGAGGTGATCAATGTGATTGTCCTTTATACCTTCAACAAGGTAGACTCGGCCAATTTACAAGAAGCCTATGCTTTGAAATTGGGGAATGATTTTTCCTACAAGGAGATTCGAAGTGCAGAGCAAGCAGTTTATCACTTACGAGATAGCAAGGTAGTGAGCCGTAAGAAAGACAGCGGTCAAGCTAAGAAGAGCAATGTGCCTGAATGGAGCAAGCAAGAAGTCAAGACCGAGCAAACAGAAAAAGGTCAGGCAGAGCTGGCTGCTCTCTACCGTGAATTAGAAGCTATGGAAATGAAAGGAGAGGGATAG
- the dnaI gene encoding primosomal protein DnaI yields the protein MKAIESKVPQGATSGRKSYQELYQEIIQDTEVADFIRQHQLTEEEITRSISKFFEYVTERKKFLHQDESYIAVGYQPVLIMNEGYADISYLETAELIEYRKEEAIKNRIQLINLPANLKNITIADVDRNDENRVEVIKAMTEFVKQAGQDNKGLYLYGNFGVGKSYLMAFLANLLSKTHQMSTTMLHYPTFVVEIKNAIGEGLVKEKIDAIKTAQVLVLDDIGAEQHSSWVRDDVLQVILQHRMQEKLPTFFTSNFSFSDLERHFAAGRSGDETWQAKRVMERIRFLATELQLGGVNRR from the coding sequence ATGAAAGCTATAGAAAGCAAGGTACCACAAGGCGCTACATCAGGAAGAAAATCCTATCAAGAACTCTATCAGGAAATCATTCAAGATACGGAAGTAGCTGATTTTATCCGTCAGCACCAATTAACAGAAGAAGAAATTACCCGCTCTATTTCCAAGTTTTTTGAATATGTGACTGAGCGCAAGAAATTTCTCCATCAAGACGAATCCTACATCGCAGTGGGTTATCAGCCAGTCCTCATCATGAATGAGGGTTACGCCGATATCTCTTATTTAGAGACAGCTGAATTAATTGAGTACCGAAAGGAAGAAGCGATTAAAAATCGTATTCAGCTGATCAATCTTCCTGCGAATCTGAAAAATATTACGATTGCAGATGTTGATCGCAATGATGAGAATCGAGTTGAGGTCATAAAAGCTATGACTGAATTTGTCAAGCAGGCAGGTCAGGACAATAAGGGCTTGTACCTCTATGGCAATTTTGGGGTTGGAAAGAGTTATCTCATGGCCTTTTTAGCCAATCTCTTATCCAAGACCCACCAGATGTCAACTACCATGCTTCATTACCCAACCTTTGTTGTGGAAATTAAAAATGCCATTGGCGAAGGTCTAGTCAAGGAAAAAATTGATGCGATTAAGACGGCTCAAGTCCTGGTCTTAGATGATATTGGTGCAGAGCAACATAGCTCTTGGGTGCGCGATGATGTTTTACAGGTCATCTTGCAGCACCGCATGCAGGAAAAACTGCCGACCTTCTTTACGTCGAATTTTTCCTTTTCCGACTTGGAACGTCACTTTGCGGCGGGGCGTTCAGGTGATGAAACTTGGCAGGCTAAGCGGGTGATGGAACGTATTCGCTTCTTAGCCACTGAACTACAGTTAGGAGGAGTGAACCGTCGATGA
- a CDS encoding NADPH-dependent oxidoreductase produces MNETIELMLSHSSVRRFTEEPIADADLQAIISAGRAASTWKNFQSYSIIVVRSTEKKEALHALTPQPAILQADTILLFVGDHNRASKAAELHQAHFDAKGTENLLISSVDAALAGQNAMLAAESLGYGGVFIGMIRHAAREIAELFCLPDYTYPIFCIALGRPNQHFPVKPRLPYETVVFNEEYQEQGVEAIVTYDQIQSDYAGARQKETWSERLVAQFGQAEYPETKALLKEKQLL; encoded by the coding sequence ATGAATGAAACAATTGAGTTAATGCTCTCTCACAGCTCTGTTCGCAGATTTACCGAGGAGCCGATTGCAGATGCAGATTTGCAGGCGATTATTAGCGCAGGACGTGCAGCTTCGACTTGGAAGAATTTCCAGTCCTATTCGATTATTGTGGTGCGTTCAACAGAGAAAAAAGAAGCGTTACATGCCCTAACCCCGCAGCCTGCTATTTTACAGGCAGATACGATTTTGCTTTTTGTAGGAGACCACAACCGAGCGAGCAAGGCGGCTGAACTGCACCAAGCGCACTTTGATGCCAAGGGAACAGAAAATCTCTTGATTTCTTCTGTTGATGCTGCTTTAGCTGGGCAAAATGCTATGCTAGCAGCGGAGAGTCTGGGCTACGGTGGTGTCTTTATCGGTATGATTCGTCACGCAGCAAGAGAGATTGCCGAGCTCTTTTGCTTGCCAGACTACACCTATCCAATCTTTTGTATCGCCTTAGGCAGACCCAACCAGCATTTTCCAGTCAAGCCACGTCTGCCTTATGAAACCGTTGTTTTCAATGAAGAATACCAAGAGCAAGGTGTGGAGGCGATTGTCACTTACGACCAAATCCAATCGGATTATGCGGGAGCGAGACAGAAAGAAACGTGGTCTGAGCGTTTAGTTGCCCAATTTGGTCAGGCAGAATATCCAGAAACCAAAGCACTTTTGAAAGAAAAACAGTTACTATAG
- the der gene encoding ribosome biogenesis GTPase Der — MALPTIAIVGRPNVGKSTLFNRIAGERISIVEDIEGVTRDRIYATAEWLNRHFSIIDTGGIDDVDAPFMEQIKHQAEIAMSEADVIVFVVSGKEGVTDADEYVAKILYKTNKPVILAVNKVDNPEMRSDIYDFYALGLGDPYPVSSVHGIGTGDVLDAIVENLPAEVEEENPDMIKFSLIGRPNVGKSSLINAILGEERVIASPVAGTTRDAIDTVFTDSEGQEFTMIDTAGMRKSGKIYENTEKYSVMRAMRAIDRSDVVLMVLNAEEGIREYDKRIAGFAHEAGKGMIIVVNKWDTLEKDNKTMQNWEADIRDQFQYLSYAPIIFVSALTKQRLHKLPVMIKQISESQQTRIPSAVLNDVIMDAIAINPTPTDKGKRLKIFYATQVATKPPTFVIFVNEEELMHFSYLRFLENQIRKAFVFEGTPIHLIARKRK, encoded by the coding sequence ATGGCTCTACCAACTATTGCCATCGTGGGGCGTCCCAACGTTGGAAAATCAACCTTATTTAATCGGATTGCGGGTGAGCGCATTTCAATCGTAGAAGATATAGAAGGTGTGACTCGTGACCGTATTTACGCAACTGCTGAATGGCTTAATCGTCATTTTAGCATCATTGATACAGGGGGGATTGATGATGTTGATGCGCCTTTTATGGAGCAAATCAAACATCAGGCAGAAATTGCCATGAGTGAGGCAGATGTCATCGTCTTTGTTGTATCTGGAAAAGAAGGGGTGACAGATGCAGATGAATATGTAGCTAAAATCCTTTATAAGACTAATAAACCGGTTATTTTAGCAGTTAACAAGGTCGATAACCCTGAAATGCGTAGCGACATTTATGATTTTTATGCCTTGGGCTTAGGAGATCCTTACCCAGTATCATCGGTTCACGGAATTGGGACAGGTGATGTGCTTGATGCCATTGTGGAAAATCTTCCAGCAGAGGTCGAAGAAGAAAATCCAGATATGATCAAGTTCAGCTTAATTGGGCGTCCAAATGTTGGGAAATCTAGTCTGATTAACGCTATTTTGGGAGAAGAGCGCGTGATTGCAAGTCCTGTTGCAGGTACGACTCGAGATGCGATTGATACAGTCTTTACGGATAGCGAAGGTCAAGAATTTACCATGATTGACACAGCCGGTATGCGCAAATCTGGCAAAATCTATGAGAATACGGAGAAATACTCTGTCATGCGTGCTATGCGTGCCATTGACCGCTCAGATGTCGTTCTCATGGTCTTAAATGCCGAAGAAGGCATTCGTGAGTATGACAAACGGATTGCAGGTTTTGCCCATGAAGCAGGAAAAGGGATGATTATTGTTGTCAACAAATGGGACACCCTTGAAAAAGATAATAAGACCATGCAGAATTGGGAAGCAGACATCAGAGATCAGTTCCAGTATCTCTCTTATGCACCGATTATCTTTGTGTCAGCTCTGACCAAACAACGTTTGCATAAATTGCCTGTCATGATTAAGCAGATTAGCGAAAGCCAGCAAACACGGATTCCATCTGCAGTTTTAAACGATGTGATTATGGATGCGATTGCCATCAACCCAACGCCGACTGACAAAGGCAAACGCCTCAAGATTTTCTATGCGACCCAAGTGGCGACCAAGCCACCGACTTTTGTCATCTTTGTTAACGAGGAAGAGCTCATGCATTTCTCTTACCTGCGTTTCCTTGAAAATCAAATCCGCAAGGCCTTCGTCTTTGAAGGCACACCAATTCACCTGATTGCTCGCAAGCGGAAGTAG